One genomic region from Streptomyces sp. Li-HN-5-11 encodes:
- a CDS encoding LysR family transcriptional regulator, whose translation MGRPPGTPELKVLDLSVSVAETGSLGQATGRHGVSQPAASMRISALERRLRLVLPE comes from the coding sequence ATGGGCCGGCCGCCGGGAACGCCGGAACTGAAGGTGCTGGATCTGTCGGTGTCGGTCGCGGAGACGGGCAGCCTCGGCCAGGCCACCGGTCGGCACGGGGTCAGCCAGCCGGCGGCGAGCATGCGGATCAGCGCGTTGGAACGCCGGCTCAGGCTGGTGTTGCCCGAGTGA
- a CDS encoding LysR substrate-binding domain-containing protein: MADHRVPGWLIALHGRAPEPRVALGAGNSSQVADMVRSREADLGFVEGPHAPRGLRSRAVDDDELVVVVAPGRPWARRRCRCRCRCGCRPPPP; encoded by the coding sequence ATGGCCGATCACCGGGTGCCGGGCTGGCTGATCGCCCTGCACGGCAGGGCCCCGGAGCCCAGAGTCGCCTTGGGGGCCGGCAACTCGTCGCAGGTCGCCGACATGGTCCGCAGTCGAGAGGCCGACCTGGGGTTCGTGGAGGGTCCGCACGCACCGCGCGGCCTGCGCAGCCGGGCGGTCGACGACGACGAGCTGGTCGTGGTGGTGGCACCGGGACGCCCGTGGGCAAGGCGCCGCTGCCGCTGCCGCTGCCGCTGCGGATGCCGGCCGCCACCCCCTTGA
- a CDS encoding GntR family transcriptional regulator: MTGIIAGGRVTGSRVAPVRRIRDVLRTRILAGVYGTRPLPSEAALATEFGASRNIVRDVLALLRREGLVDRIPGVGTLVVSGKAVQGLDRLRGLAESFDTGCDRVVNQVLLATTVPATPTVAERLALDPGTEVVALERVRLLDGHPLSLDASYLPADVGRPLLEMDLARHDVFGLLEGELGLPLGAAALSIEAVAADRTVAGLLHVPDGFPLLFLERLTYTDEGRPIDLEFVRFRGDRTSLAGRLHRTPDPTHPLLNHHPLPERG; this comes from the coding sequence ATGACAGGGATCATCGCTGGTGGCCGGGTGACAGGAAGCCGTGTCGCACCCGTACGGCGTATCCGGGACGTGCTGCGCACTCGCATCCTGGCGGGCGTGTACGGCACCCGGCCGCTGCCCTCCGAGGCGGCACTGGCCACGGAGTTCGGGGCCAGCCGCAACATCGTGAGGGATGTCCTCGCGCTGTTGCGCAGGGAGGGGCTGGTCGACCGTATCCCCGGAGTCGGGACGCTGGTGGTTTCCGGCAAGGCTGTGCAGGGGCTCGATCGCCTGCGCGGGTTGGCGGAGAGCTTCGACACCGGCTGCGACCGGGTGGTCAACCAGGTCCTGCTGGCGACCACCGTGCCCGCCACCCCCACGGTGGCCGAGCGGCTGGCGCTCGATCCGGGCACTGAAGTGGTCGCCCTGGAACGGGTGCGGCTCCTGGACGGGCACCCGCTGTCCCTGGACGCCAGCTATCTGCCGGCGGACGTCGGGCGGCCCCTGCTGGAGATGGACCTGGCACGACACGACGTCTTCGGACTTCTGGAAGGCGAACTCGGCCTGCCGCTGGGCGCCGCGGCACTGTCCATCGAGGCGGTCGCCGCCGACCGGACGGTCGCCGGCCTCCTTCACGTGCCCGACGGCTTTCCCCTGCTGTTCCTCGAACGGCTGACCTACACCGACGAGGGCCGGCCCATCGACCTGGAGTTCGTCCGCTTCCGCGGTGACCGGACGTCACTGGCCGGCCGGCTCCACCGCACCCCCGACCCGACGCACCCGCTGCTGAACCACCATCCTCTTCCCGAAAGGGGCTGA
- a CDS encoding ferredoxin family protein produces MAQAANRMDVPVTIDESKCIDGCTLCVDMCPLDSLAIHPDTGKAYMHVDECWYCGPCAARCPVDAVTVNIPYLLR; encoded by the coding sequence ATGGCACAAGCAGCGAACCGGATGGACGTACCGGTCACGATCGACGAATCCAAGTGCATCGACGGATGCACGCTGTGCGTGGACATGTGCCCGCTCGACTCCCTGGCCATCCACCCCGACACCGGCAAGGCGTACATGCACGTCGACGAGTGCTGGTACTGCGGACCCTGCGCGGCCCGCTGCCCGGTCGACGCCGTCACCGTCAACATTCCCTACCTGCTGCGCTGA
- a CDS encoding ABC transporter substrate-binding protein yields MRHSSAVAVLAVLGLGAAACGTGTGSGSNTVVVHMGYQSKTINTVTVGTLLRDRGTFEAKLNAIGAAKGVHYKVVWQDFPSGPPLTAQMIAGKIDIGSMGDYPLLVNGSKTAPYPDAASEMIAVTGYNLRGSLNQVVVPTGSSAKTLADLRGKVVSTSVGSAAHGMLVKALSENGMQPDDVKLLNQDPSVGASALEGKQVAALSQFVPWPQLMVFRGQGRLLYDGGDNGLPTLHAVVTRSSFAKAHPEVMTAFLEAQRDTTNYLNSHPLAAALRISKLTGIEPEVIYLYNGPNGLVTFDPTIKKPLVGALSSDLPFLKDLGSVKSLDVKKFVNASYLRQVYGSSYDTAAARLTNPDRLSGHDPVCHTAVSDPRTASEVWFKGATATSVAATPTCLLKQIAAHHGGVRAAYVPDTGTGTRIFADSAAWVLDPAKGANARLLPFAVTADEDSYLAGHKGARALDYAAALAAA; encoded by the coding sequence ATGAGACACTCCTCCGCTGTCGCCGTCCTCGCCGTCCTCGGCCTCGGCGCCGCCGCCTGCGGCACCGGCACCGGCTCGGGCTCCAACACCGTCGTCGTTCACATGGGCTACCAGTCCAAGACCATCAACACCGTCACGGTCGGCACCCTGTTGCGCGACCGCGGCACCTTCGAGGCCAAGCTCAACGCCATCGGCGCAGCGAAGGGCGTGCACTACAAGGTCGTCTGGCAGGACTTCCCCTCCGGCCCGCCGCTGACCGCCCAGATGATCGCCGGAAAGATCGACATCGGGTCCATGGGCGACTACCCGCTGCTGGTCAACGGATCGAAGACCGCCCCCTACCCCGACGCCGCGTCCGAGATGATCGCTGTCACCGGCTACAACCTGCGCGGATCGCTCAACCAGGTCGTCGTGCCCACCGGCTCCTCCGCCAAGACCCTCGCCGACCTGCGCGGCAAGGTCGTCTCCACCAGCGTCGGCTCCGCCGCGCACGGCATGCTCGTCAAGGCGCTGAGCGAGAACGGCATGCAGCCGGACGACGTGAAGCTGCTCAACCAGGACCCGTCGGTCGGCGCCTCCGCACTGGAGGGCAAGCAGGTGGCCGCGCTTTCCCAGTTCGTTCCCTGGCCGCAGCTGATGGTTTTCCGGGGGCAGGGCCGACTGCTCTACGACGGCGGGGACAACGGCCTTCCCACCCTGCACGCCGTCGTCACACGCTCGTCCTTCGCCAAGGCACACCCCGAGGTGATGACCGCCTTCCTCGAGGCACAGCGCGACACCACCAACTACCTCAACAGCCACCCGCTCGCCGCCGCCCTGCGGATCTCCAAGCTCACCGGCATCGAGCCCGAGGTGATCTACCTCTACAACGGGCCGAACGGCCTGGTGACCTTCGACCCGACCATCAAGAAACCGCTGGTCGGCGCGCTCTCCTCGGACCTGCCGTTCCTGAAGGACCTCGGCTCCGTCAAGTCCCTGGATGTGAAGAAGTTCGTCAACGCCAGCTATCTGCGCCAGGTCTACGGGTCCTCCTACGACACCGCCGCCGCCCGGCTGACCAACCCGGACCGGCTCAGCGGCCATGACCCGGTCTGCCACACCGCCGTCAGCGACCCGCGCACCGCCTCCGAGGTGTGGTTCAAGGGCGCGACGGCCACCAGCGTCGCCGCCACCCCCACCTGCCTGCTGAAACAGATCGCCGCCCACCACGGCGGCGTCCGAGCCGCCTACGTGCCGGACACCGGCACCGGCACCCGGATCTTCGCGGACTCCGCCGCCTGGGTGCTCGACCCGGCCAAGGGCGCGAATGCCCGGCTGCTGCCGTTCGCGGTGACCGCCGACGAGGACTCCTACCTGGCGGGCCACAAAGGCGCCCGCGCACTCGACTACGCCGCGGCACTCGCCGCTGCCTGA
- a CDS encoding ABC transporter permease: MTTTPVSTQPLTDTEEPAAVPRRPRAALRTALRPRTPAGGWRRRPAAAALAALPLAAAVLLWYLLTANGVVLWLRFDKLPGPVEVYDTLRVQLASGAYYQDLLASLRRILIGFGLAAVCGVAIGIAVGRSRLVQALVRPLIEVARPIPAIALVPLAILMFPTGEQGIVFITFFAAFFPVAVSTIHAMKTLPKVWEEAARTMGAGRLSVLTHVILPGAMPGIFSGLSVSMGVAWICVISAEMISGQFGIGYYTWQSYGLLDYAGVVVGMLSIGILGWTTAWLVERIGSRINRWLPRAAR; the protein is encoded by the coding sequence ATGACAACGACTCCCGTCTCCACCCAGCCTCTGACCGACACCGAGGAGCCGGCGGCCGTACCGCGCCGTCCCCGCGCCGCACTGCGCACCGCCCTCCGCCCCCGCACACCGGCCGGCGGATGGCGCCGCCGGCCGGCCGCCGCCGCTTTGGCCGCGCTCCCGCTGGCCGCCGCCGTGCTGCTCTGGTACCTGCTCACCGCAAACGGCGTCGTGCTGTGGCTGCGCTTCGACAAGCTCCCCGGCCCCGTCGAGGTCTACGACACCCTGCGGGTCCAACTCGCCTCCGGCGCCTACTACCAGGACCTGCTGGCCAGCCTGCGCCGCATCCTGATCGGCTTCGGGCTCGCCGCGGTGTGCGGTGTGGCCATCGGCATCGCGGTGGGCCGCTCCCGTCTCGTCCAGGCACTGGTGCGGCCGCTCATCGAGGTCGCCCGCCCCATCCCCGCGATCGCGCTGGTGCCCCTGGCGATCCTGATGTTCCCCACCGGAGAACAGGGCATCGTCTTCATCACCTTCTTCGCGGCGTTCTTCCCGGTCGCGGTGAGCACCATCCACGCGATGAAGACCCTGCCCAAGGTGTGGGAGGAGGCCGCCCGGACCATGGGCGCCGGCCGGTTGTCCGTACTGACGCACGTGATCCTCCCCGGCGCCATGCCCGGCATCTTCTCGGGGCTGTCCGTCTCGATGGGCGTTGCCTGGATCTGCGTGATCAGCGCCGAGATGATCTCCGGTCAGTTCGGCATCGGCTACTACACCTGGCAGTCGTACGGACTGCTGGACTACGCGGGCGTCGTCGTCGGCATGCTGTCGATCGGGATCCTGGGCTGGACCACCGCCTGGCTCGTGGAACGGATCGGATCCCGCATCAACCGCTGGCTGCCGAGGGCCGCCCGGTGA
- a CDS encoding ABC transporter ATP-binding protein produces the protein MSAGARIRLEGLRLAFGDMPAADVDLDVEPGEIVVLLGPSGCGKSTILRALAGLLQPVAGRAEVAGKPVGGTDAPCAMVFQEDALLPWRSAVRNVEYALKLRGVPRGERRRQAEDLLAQVGLKGFSDHLPGQLSGGMRQRVQLARTLATRPRVMLMDEPFGALDAQTRSEMQQLLISVWQQYETTILFVTHDVDEALLLADRIVLLTPRPAKVAGVVDIPSPRRPGAQFEPEFTRRRYEILASMGETPASSTALSTDGA, from the coding sequence GTGAGCGCCGGAGCGAGGATCCGGCTGGAGGGGCTGCGGCTCGCCTTCGGCGACATGCCGGCCGCCGACGTCGACCTCGACGTCGAGCCCGGAGAGATCGTGGTCCTGCTCGGCCCCTCCGGCTGCGGGAAGTCGACCATCCTCCGCGCGCTGGCAGGGCTGCTGCAACCGGTCGCCGGACGCGCCGAAGTCGCCGGGAAGCCCGTGGGCGGGACCGACGCGCCGTGCGCGATGGTCTTCCAGGAGGACGCGCTGCTGCCCTGGCGCTCGGCCGTACGCAATGTGGAGTACGCCCTGAAACTGCGCGGCGTACCCCGCGGAGAACGACGCCGACAGGCCGAGGACCTGCTGGCCCAGGTCGGACTCAAGGGTTTCTCCGACCACCTGCCCGGCCAACTGTCGGGGGGCATGCGGCAACGCGTCCAACTCGCCCGGACGCTGGCCACCCGCCCCCGAGTGATGCTGATGGACGAGCCGTTCGGCGCGCTCGACGCCCAGACCCGCTCGGAGATGCAGCAACTGCTCATCTCCGTCTGGCAGCAGTACGAGACCACGATCCTCTTCGTCACCCACGACGTCGACGAGGCACTGCTGCTGGCCGACCGGATCGTGCTGCTCACGCCGCGCCCCGCCAAGGTGGCAGGCGTCGTCGACATTCCCAGCCCGCGGCGGCCCGGTGCGCAGTTCGAGCCCGAGTTCACCCGTCGCCGCTACGAGATCCTCGCCTCGATGGGTGAGACCCCGGCCTCGTCGACCGCACTCTCGACCGACGGCGCCTGA
- the fdxA gene encoding ferredoxin encodes MTYVIGAACVDVMDRACVDECPADCIYVGERMAYINPEECIDCSACEPVCPVEAITTEDEVPPEQAAFVVENARFFTAVLPGRVEPLGTPGGAEALGPIGVDTPFVQSYTAP; translated from the coding sequence ATGACCTACGTCATCGGGGCCGCGTGCGTCGACGTCATGGACCGTGCCTGCGTCGACGAATGCCCGGCGGACTGCATCTACGTCGGGGAGCGCATGGCCTACATCAACCCCGAGGAATGCATCGACTGCAGTGCCTGCGAACCCGTCTGTCCGGTCGAGGCGATCACCACGGAGGACGAAGTCCCGCCGGAGCAGGCTGCGTTCGTCGTGGAGAACGCGCGCTTCTTCACCGCGGTGCTGCCCGGTCGGGTCGAGCCGCTGGGCACGCCCGGCGGTGCGGAGGCGCTCGGCCCGATCGGCGTCGACACGCCCTTCGTCCAGAGCTACACCGCACCATGA
- a CDS encoding 2-oxoacid:acceptor oxidoreductase subunit alpha encodes MTDTHATRTPGTASAARTERLDRVVIRFAGDSGDGMQLAGDRFASAAAAFGNDLATLPSFPAEIRAPQGTIPGVSSFQVHFADYDILTAGDRPDVLVAMNPAALKANLADLPPGGTLIVNTDEFTPRNLARAGYASNPLEELEDDATSSYQVHQVAMATLTRGALSATGIGKKDAERAKNMFALGLLSWMYHRPTEGTERFLRKKFAGKPDIAEANVLAFRAGWNYGETTESFVATFEVAPATTLPPGEYRQITGNTALAYGIVAAGVRSGLPVVLGSYPITPASDILHELSRHKNFGVTTLQAEDEIAAVGAALGAAFGGALGVTTTSGPGLALKSETIGLAVMTELPLLVIDVQRGGPSTGLPTKTEQADLLQAMFGRNGESPVPVLAPCTPADCFDTALDAARIALAYRTPVLLLSDGHIANASEPWLVPDAAQLPDLSVQFTTEPNAPDGSGGFWGYLRDPETLARPWAIPGTPGLEHRIGGLEKADGTGDISYAPDNHDRMVRLRQAKVDGIAVPDAQIDDPWGNAKVLVVGWGSSYGPIGAAVRRVRRTGRAIAQLHLRHLNPFPANLGEVLSRFERIVVPELNLGQLAMLLRARYLTDVVSYTKVAGLPFGAEELQGVLTDVIEGART; translated from the coding sequence ATGACCGACACCCACGCCACCCGCACTCCCGGAACCGCTTCTGCCGCCCGGACCGAGCGGCTGGACCGCGTGGTCATCCGGTTCGCGGGGGACTCCGGCGACGGCATGCAACTCGCCGGGGACCGCTTCGCCTCGGCGGCGGCAGCCTTCGGGAACGACCTGGCCACCCTGCCCAGCTTCCCGGCGGAGATCCGCGCCCCACAGGGCACCATCCCCGGCGTCTCCTCCTTCCAGGTGCACTTCGCCGACTACGACATCCTCACCGCAGGCGACCGCCCGGACGTCCTGGTGGCGATGAACCCCGCCGCGCTGAAGGCCAACCTCGCCGACCTGCCGCCCGGCGGGACACTGATCGTGAACACCGACGAGTTCACGCCACGGAACCTGGCCCGGGCCGGATACGCCTCGAACCCATTGGAGGAACTGGAGGACGACGCCACGTCCTCCTACCAGGTGCACCAGGTGGCCATGGCGACACTGACCCGCGGCGCCCTGTCGGCCACCGGCATCGGCAAGAAGGACGCGGAGCGGGCGAAGAACATGTTCGCCCTCGGCCTGCTCTCCTGGATGTACCACCGGCCGACTGAGGGAACCGAGCGGTTCCTGCGGAAGAAGTTCGCGGGGAAACCCGACATCGCCGAGGCCAACGTCCTTGCCTTCCGGGCCGGCTGGAACTACGGCGAGACCACCGAGTCGTTCGTCGCGACGTTCGAGGTCGCGCCGGCGACGACACTCCCGCCGGGCGAGTACCGGCAGATCACCGGCAACACCGCCCTGGCCTACGGCATCGTCGCCGCCGGGGTCAGGTCCGGACTGCCCGTCGTGCTCGGCAGCTACCCCATCACCCCGGCCAGCGACATCCTGCACGAACTGTCCCGGCACAAGAACTTCGGCGTGACCACTCTGCAGGCGGAGGACGAGATCGCCGCCGTCGGCGCCGCCCTCGGTGCGGCGTTCGGCGGCGCACTGGGCGTCACGACCACCTCCGGCCCCGGCCTCGCCCTCAAGAGCGAGACCATCGGTCTGGCCGTGATGACGGAGCTGCCACTGCTCGTGATCGACGTTCAGCGCGGCGGACCGTCCACCGGGCTGCCCACCAAGACCGAACAGGCCGACCTGCTGCAGGCGATGTTCGGCCGCAACGGCGAGTCCCCGGTGCCGGTCCTCGCTCCCTGCACCCCGGCGGACTGCTTCGACACCGCGCTCGACGCAGCCCGGATCGCCCTGGCCTACCGCACCCCGGTGCTGTTGCTGTCCGACGGACACATCGCCAACGCATCGGAGCCCTGGCTCGTACCCGATGCCGCTCAACTGCCCGACCTCAGCGTCCAGTTCACCACCGAACCCAACGCACCCGACGGATCCGGCGGGTTCTGGGGCTATCTGCGCGACCCGGAGACCCTCGCCCGGCCCTGGGCGATACCCGGCACCCCCGGTCTCGAACACCGCATCGGCGGACTGGAGAAGGCCGACGGCACCGGCGACATCTCCTACGCCCCGGACAACCACGACCGCATGGTGCGGCTGCGCCAGGCCAAGGTCGACGGCATCGCCGTGCCTGACGCGCAGATCGACGACCCGTGGGGGAACGCGAAGGTTCTCGTGGTGGGCTGGGGCTCCTCGTACGGGCCGATCGGTGCCGCGGTGCGCCGGGTCCGCAGGACCGGCCGTGCCATCGCCCAACTGCACCTGCGGCACCTCAACCCCTTCCCGGCGAACCTGGGCGAGGTCCTCTCCCGCTTCGAGCGGATCGTCGTGCCCGAGCTGAACCTCGGCCAGCTGGCGATGCTGCTGAGGGCGAGATACCTGACCGATGTGGTCTCGTACACGAAGGTCGCCGGTCTGCCGTTCGGGGCGGAGGAGCTGCAAGGCGTGCTCACCGATGTGATCGAAGGAGCCCGGACATGA
- a CDS encoding 2-oxoacid:ferredoxin oxidoreductase subunit beta codes for MTTTDLGLPRPGTPGPDLIDPEVPDAGLPAGLGGQALVPAADARLTPKDFKSGQEVRWCPGCGDYAVLAAVQSLMPRLGLARENIVFVSGIGCSSRFPYYMNTYGMHSIHGRAPAIATGLAVARPDLSVWVVTGDGDALSIGGNHLIHALRRNVNLKILLFNNRIYGLTKGQYSPTSETGKITKSTPSGSVDAPFNPVSLALGAEATFVARVLDSDRAGLTEVLTAAAEHRGTALVEIYQNCPIFNDGAFEVLRQPGEKERRIVPLRHGEPIRFGAEGEYGVIRTGSGGLTTAEVAEAGEDALVVHDATCEDPTPSFALSRLSSQDLTHCVTGVFRSVSRPVYDDQVRAQVDRARSTTPADLQALLTGKDTWTVTG; via the coding sequence ATGACCACCACCGACCTCGGCCTTCCCCGCCCCGGTACGCCGGGCCCCGACCTGATCGACCCCGAGGTGCCGGACGCCGGCCTGCCGGCCGGCCTCGGCGGTCAGGCGCTGGTACCGGCCGCCGACGCCAGGCTCACTCCGAAGGACTTCAAGTCCGGTCAGGAGGTGCGCTGGTGCCCTGGCTGCGGTGACTACGCGGTCCTGGCCGCCGTTCAAAGTCTCATGCCCCGGCTGGGCCTGGCCCGCGAGAACATCGTCTTCGTCTCGGGTATCGGCTGCTCCAGCCGGTTCCCCTACTACATGAACACCTACGGCATGCACTCCATCCACGGCCGCGCCCCCGCCATCGCCACCGGCCTTGCCGTCGCCCGCCCCGACCTGTCCGTGTGGGTGGTCACCGGGGACGGCGACGCCCTCTCCATCGGCGGCAACCACCTCATCCACGCCCTGCGCCGCAACGTCAACCTCAAGATCCTGCTGTTCAACAACCGGATCTACGGCCTCACCAAGGGCCAGTACAGTCCCACCTCCGAGACCGGAAAGATCACGAAGTCCACTCCGTCCGGCTCGGTCGACGCACCCTTCAATCCCGTCTCGCTCGCCCTGGGCGCCGAAGCCACCTTCGTGGCCCGCGTCCTCGACTCCGACCGCGCGGGGCTCACCGAGGTGCTCACGGCCGCCGCCGAGCACCGGGGCACGGCCCTCGTGGAGATCTACCAGAACTGCCCGATCTTCAACGACGGGGCCTTCGAGGTGCTCCGGCAGCCGGGGGAGAAGGAGCGGCGCATCGTCCCCCTGCGCCACGGTGAACCGATCCGCTTCGGCGCCGAAGGCGAGTACGGCGTGATCCGTACCGGCTCGGGCGGTCTCACCACCGCGGAGGTCGCCGAGGCCGGCGAGGACGCCCTGGTGGTGCACGACGCCACGTGCGAAGACCCGACCCCCTCCTTCGCCCTGTCGCGGTTGTCCTCCCAGGACCTCACTCACTGCGTCACCGGCGTCTTCCGCTCCGTCAGCCGCCCTGTCTACGACGACCAGGTCCGCGCGCAGGTCGACCGGGCCCGCTCCACCACGCCGGCCGACCTCCAGGCGCTGCTCACCGGCAAGGACACCTGGACCGTCACCGGCTGA
- a CDS encoding Mrp/NBP35 family ATP-binding protein, giving the protein MTTITPSPACTPAVADVHQALSAVLDPEIHRPITDLGMVKDVRVGPDGTVTVGIWLTVSGCPLKDRITTDTTAAVSALPGVRTVRVELDVMSDEQRTELRRSLRGDAVEPAIPFTEPASLTRVYCVASGKGGVGKSSVTVNLAAAMADRGLSVGVLDADIYGHSVPGMLGVGTVPTQVEKMIMPPRANGVKVISIGMFTRGNAPVVWRGPMLHRALRQFLADVYWGDLDVLLLDLPPGTGDIAISVAQLLPHAELLVVTTPQSAAAEVAERAGAIALQTGQRVAGVVENMSWLLMPDGSRAELFGSGGGRTVADSLSRKVGAHVPLLGQIPLDPRLREAGDAGTPLVLNTPEAPAATALRAIAENLAVRPRGLAGRPLRIEPGA; this is encoded by the coding sequence ATGACAACGATCACCCCGTCCCCGGCATGCACGCCCGCCGTCGCCGACGTCCACCAGGCCCTGTCCGCGGTCCTCGACCCGGAGATCCACCGGCCGATCACCGACCTCGGGATGGTCAAGGACGTCAGGGTCGGCCCCGACGGCACCGTCACGGTCGGCATCTGGCTGACGGTTTCCGGCTGCCCGCTCAAGGACCGGATCACCACGGACACCACCGCTGCCGTGTCGGCGCTGCCCGGCGTGCGTACGGTGCGCGTCGAACTCGACGTCATGAGCGACGAGCAGCGCACCGAACTGCGGCGAAGCCTGCGGGGCGACGCTGTGGAACCAGCCATCCCGTTCACCGAACCCGCCTCATTGACCAGGGTGTATTGCGTCGCCTCCGGTAAGGGCGGGGTCGGCAAGTCCAGCGTCACGGTGAACCTGGCCGCGGCGATGGCCGACCGCGGGCTGTCGGTAGGGGTGCTGGACGCCGACATCTACGGTCATTCGGTCCCGGGGATGCTGGGCGTCGGGACCGTTCCCACCCAGGTCGAAAAGATGATCATGCCGCCACGGGCCAACGGCGTGAAGGTGATCTCCATCGGAATGTTCACCCGGGGCAACGCCCCCGTGGTCTGGCGCGGTCCCATGCTGCATCGAGCGCTGCGGCAGTTCCTCGCCGACGTCTACTGGGGCGACCTGGACGTCCTCCTCCTCGACCTGCCGCCGGGCACCGGCGACATCGCCATCTCGGTCGCCCAACTGCTCCCGCATGCGGAACTCCTGGTGGTGACCACCCCGCAGTCCGCCGCCGCCGAGGTCGCCGAGCGGGCCGGCGCCATCGCCCTGCAGACGGGCCAGCGAGTGGCCGGCGTGGTGGAGAACATGTCCTGGCTCCTGATGCCGGACGGGTCACGGGCCGAACTCTTCGGCTCAGGAGGCGGCCGGACGGTCGCCGACTCGCTCTCCCGCAAGGTCGGCGCCCACGTCCCCCTCCTCGGCCAGATACCTCTCGACCCTCGCCTGCGCGAAGCGGGCGACGCGGGAACCCCGCTGGTACTGAACACCCCGGAGGCCCCTGCGGCGACGGCCCTGCGCGCAATCGCCGAAAACCTCGCCGTACGCCCACGCGGCCTGGCAGGTCGCCCGCTCAGGATCGAGCCCGGCGCCTGA
- a CDS encoding phosphatase PAP2 family protein, producing the protein MTTSATAIRTAARNGRLRRRTELPLIAVVYVLYSGVRLLIRGEVGDAVSNGLDILHSEQLVHLDPEHWLNRLFAEDALLGIPADFAYASLHYIVTPAVLVWLWRRHAAHYRMARTWLMVSTLIALVGFTVLPTAPPRLLRGGHGFVDTMAQYSSYGWWGADASAPRGLGHLTNQYAAMPSLHVGWALWCGLILFRFGRRRVVRALGIAYPVVTTLVVLGTANHYLMDTVAGVMVMGIGYALAKPVLRTVDARHEGPGGAAADPK; encoded by the coding sequence ATGACGACCAGCGCCACCGCGATACGCACCGCAGCACGCAACGGCCGTCTCCGCCGGCGAACCGAACTGCCGCTGATCGCCGTCGTCTACGTCCTGTACTCCGGAGTGCGCCTGCTGATCAGAGGAGAGGTCGGCGACGCCGTGAGCAACGGATTGGACATTCTGCACTCCGAGCAACTGGTGCACCTGGACCCGGAGCACTGGCTCAACCGGCTCTTCGCCGAGGACGCCCTGCTGGGCATACCCGCCGACTTCGCCTACGCGTCCTTGCACTACATCGTCACGCCGGCCGTCCTGGTCTGGTTGTGGCGCCGCCACGCGGCGCACTACCGGATGGCACGCACCTGGCTGATGGTCTCCACCTTGATCGCCCTGGTCGGCTTCACCGTGCTGCCCACCGCCCCGCCCCGGCTGTTGCGTGGCGGGCACGGCTTCGTGGACACCATGGCGCAGTACAGCTCCTACGGCTGGTGGGGCGCCGACGCCAGCGCGCCGCGGGGCCTGGGCCATCTCACCAACCAGTACGCGGCGATGCCGAGCCTGCACGTCGGCTGGGCGCTGTGGTGCGGGCTCATACTCTTCCGTTTCGGACGGCGCCGGGTGGTACGCGCCCTGGGGATCGCGTACCCGGTGGTGACCACGCTCGTGGTGCTGGGCACGGCCAACCACTACCTGATGGACACGGTCGCCGGCGTCATGGTGATGGGTATCGGATACGCGCTTGCCAAGCCGGTGTTGCGAACCGTCGACGCACGTCATGAGGGGCCGGGTGGGGCTGCGGCGGACCCGAAATAG